TACGATAAAAGCAGTTTATTCTGAAAAGAAGTGGCATAATGAAACTGCGCGGGGGTTTCAATCCGATGTCGGGTTGAAAAACAGGACTCCTGATGGAAGAAATGAGGCTCGGTTGAAAAGAATAAGAATCAGAGAAAGAAAACAAGAGAGAGGTCCCCTTGTGAATCCCTGCAAAGCTGCTCTCTGCAAAAAACAacttgaggggggaaaaaaaacctccAGATCAGCTGTGATGCAGTTTTGGACCCGCCCCCTTGCTCTCAATAGTGATGGAAACTGGCTCTCCTCAGGCCGCCATTTTGGTGTCAGACTGCGCTCATTTTTTGCGCAGTATAGCTAAATGTGGATCCACAGATTTCGCCCAGTTTCAGAGCTAAGTCTCCCAAATACAACGCACGTCCACGCCCACTTATCCAGCCCGCTGCTTTATTGGTTCCTACCACCGCCCAGCCTCCGCAATTCTCTGATCTCATTGATTCATGATGATGTCAGCTGTGAAAACGCCCGCCCTCTACCCGCTTCTGATTGGCCACTTGTTAAAGTCAAAAATATTCCCTGCTGTGATTGGCTTTAAGTGGCACGTGGCCTTTTTTTCTCAGGAAAAAGGGTATCAAAACAATTTGCTGAAAAAACGTCAAGCTAACCAGAGCGAAATGAGAGATAAATACATTTCCTTCAGAGTTGAACCGAAATCTATTACAATTGCGTCACTGTTGAGACACAAACAGGCGTTGTCGCCCATAAATCAACATGCAACAGTAAATCCAAGCATGCAAAACTGGTCTTTATATTGTAAATAATTTTcacattctgattctgatatactTTATTTATTCAATACTGGGAAACTGACTTGAATCTTGCAGCTGTTTAGTGTAGACATAACAATTCAGAATGGTACAATCCAAAAGCAAGAAGACTATATGTATAATATACTAAGTCATAGTGGCTTGTAAAGAATTAATCAAAAGAGGTGAGAGGCTGCAgatagttttttgtgttatttaaatTGTACTGAATTACAGGATTGTGTATTACATTACTGCACTGTGATGAGTTATGTCTATTTTGTATTGTCAAATTGAAAGCTGTGTGACCTTCAGAAGAATATCTGCAGCTATGAAAAAGCCAGTGGGGATCTAAAGAAGCAAACAAAATAAACCTCCTGAGATTTCTACTTCTGCTTTGACCTTGTGCTTTGTGTGAGACTTCATCAGTTCTATTTGTTGGTGAGAGAAAGCAGACTGAGACAACTTGGACAATGATCCACTCTGTCAGTGACCCTGAAACTCAAACACAATACCTGCTGACGATCCTCAAACTCAAGATCACCTCTTAGCAAATGGGAAAAACACCCTAAACAGACTTTACAGGTTTATGTCTGCCCCCCAACCAGTAAATAGAACTgatgagagacaaaatgttttcaagaacaaaaccagtccagttgaacttcaaAAACAACCAAGGATGGATGACGACCTGGACGAATGAGAACTTTCACATACTTCTACATTCTACTCctatactactttttttttttggacaagtTAAAAGTACAGACTTTCAACAaggataataatacagtaatacaaatgaacataagtaaattaaagtacaaaaaaatcatGGGGATATATAAGGCAAgagcaaaaatacattcaaatccAATACAGTGCAAATAATTAGGCATTTAAAGTTAATGTATAGGAGCAGAGATGCAACCGAGAAGATTCTTTAaatcaaaataatgaataacaagcaatgttctggcttattttcattgcagttttgttttttgtttttttctaattttctctgggacaagaaaaacattttaaatacgTTTGTAAATCCAGAAAAGGAGGGCTTATTTCTTCAGTTAGCGCACTGGATATATTTATCCAATCATAAAATTATGTTCGTGATATCTGAAACAGATGAGGCcaaattatccatataaaaaataatatgataaaactaaaaaaaaaaaggaatatcattatttttttagtgaaatccgattcttcttcttcttcttcttcttcttcttcttcttcttcttcttcttcttcttcttcttcttcttcttcttcttcttcttcttcttcttcttcttcttcttcttcttcttcttcttcttcttcttcttcttcttcttcttcttcttctatttatTTTGAAAGGACAACCGGAAGTGTCCGTTTATGTCGGCTCCTTCACGCTCGAGGATAGAGCATCTTTCTGTGAAGATACATTCCTCACATTTCACTGTTCAGCTTGGCGACATGTACCCTCGTTAACTGGCATTTTGTGTGGCCTAAATGCCCCACAGACATATACCGACATGTATTTTCTACTTTTCAAATGTTTACGATGGTGAATTAGATGTTGCAGGTACTTTTCCTCAGCTAATTAACCGCCATCAGGAGGCAGCTAGCAGCCAAGCTAATAGATGAGCTTTACATTTTACATCACTGCAGTAGAAACCTTTTAGGAAACATTCCTTGTACTGTTTTTTTGGTACAATGTGGTAATGGACGTTAAACATGGCTTATAATGCTCGTGACACACGCTGAATATCAACCCTCCTCGACTTTATCAGGTAGCTATCATACCATACGTTTATCCATATCATCACTACTGCAGCTACTGTTATTCGATCATTTTTGTGAGGTTTTCAAAATTTCTGCACCACTCTAAGTATTTTGTGACCACACACATCCTGTTAGATTGTTGAGGCATATATGTGACTTTAACTCACGTCGAGTGAAACGGTGAACAATAATAGATGTTAAATCCTGTGCAAAATGTTGAATTATTATTCAGGGATTATGAGCTCATCCTACTGAAGATGAAGATGGATGAGTATttataaagacacacacacaccagttatATGTGTGCAATTACGTCTAAATGATTGTAAAGTAAATCAAAACCCTATAAAAACGTACAGTTGCTCATTTTACATCTACATATTACTAAAATAAACCCTACTAGTAAAAAAGCCTACATTTCAAACATTAATAGAAGCAGTGGAGAAGGTTTCCATCACTGCTTCTTCAAAGTAAATCTGCGTATCATCCACGTCTACAGTGATATGTACTGGTTATAGATGCAAATTATTATGTGTTCAtgtctaggggtgtgtattggcaagaatctggcgttaCAATGCAAATCACAatcctaggatcacgatatgatatatcacgatatatcatgatactgatgaaaaggccattttttgtttgtttcttttttaaaatgattatttcctggaagaattgaattacacccgaaatacacacaagtactaaacacgtttttatttgatcagaacaggatctgatgctttatcacaaaatgttcctgtgttaaaatttaaattatgttttacagacattacactttaagatcctgttcaaatgttcatattctattagtacaTAACtaacataatattatttttgtgcaatcccaacagaggaacgaacatctgcctctctcagacagtaaaaagtgcttttagggaacgtcaaataaccattatttaataaaacaagtgataaatgataataaataagatatacacaataaagaaaaacaaaaattaacctccacaatatctgcatttgaataaatacctaaaaatatcgatacagtattgtgaaatgagatataatgatatattgcagaaccgatattttctaactccTTTATTCATGTCcaatctgcctgcctgtctgtttacCTTTTTATGGCTTATGTAACTTCATGATATCTTATTCAGCGTCTGTTGGTGGAGTCTTCAATAGATGTTTTCTTTTATAGCTCTAGCATAAGACATAACTTAGACATTCTAGGAGAAAAACACAGATACACTAGGGATTTGGCAAAAAGCAAGTGTCACCAAATGGAACATCATTTTTCACAGCGTCAACAGCTACAAAAATAAGATACATTCATTTGTCACCACTGTATGTTTGAGGTGTagcttatctgatcttatctttaGGCTTTTGTCTCATCTTGAATTTTTGGTTAAATAtctgataactagaagcactcggagagcacagacccccccgatgtctgtctgtctgtctgtccgtgtgcaagataactcaaaaagttagggacgaatttggatgaaaatttcaggaaatgttgattctggcacaaggaacaaatgattaaattttgatggtgatcagggggtgggggacactgatctgccttagcggaggtctgcgctctctgaatgcttttctagtttgaataTAAaccgaaagaaaaaaaacattgttttgtgaaactgtcacagtttttctcagtttcttttggtgcatttttcagatacaaaCTGATCACTAATACACATCATAAGAGCAAATTCTCATCACTTCGAACCACATCTGTGCAGTTTGGTTGTGTAACTTCCTGCTCTTTCTTACATTATATATTGTTGTTGTCATGTCAGTCAATGTACATTATACAGGTTCACTGTGGAATAGTCCTTCACCCAAAACATtcaaaccaggggtcaccaaccctggtcctcaagagctccTATTCTGCatgtttagatgtatccctcttccaacacacctgattcaaatgataagcctatcatcaagctcagttgaagcctgataatgacctgtcaggtgtgttggaagagggaaacatataaaacatgcaggatagtagctcttgagcaccagggttggtgacccctgatttagacaatACTTCATTGCTCGAGTATTTACATGCAAAAATGCTGaattagttttcatcatttgttaagcagattttattgatttttgttacaCGTTTATTGTAAATCTGTCCCTAAATTGATTGAATGCAGTGCGCAAAGATGTCTTATCCAACTCCTGCAGATGATGCCTCTGACATGCATGATAATTTCTTCCACACTGCATCACTAGAGATAAGTAGTAAGGATAAGTAAAGATACTGTACAACTCTgtcttatgtttgtttgttttgtttttttttttactgtaaatgtgtAATATTTAACTGTTCTATTGACAACATGATATTGACTATCTTCTGTCATAACCAATAATATAAGGACTTGTCATTTTAATGCCACTGACAGTTTCATTGGCATTCATATTTGCTGTTAACACTTAAACTAAGCATTTGAACAAATTACACGCTTTTACAAGTAATCTAATGTGTTTTTCACATGGTACACATTATTTTGATAAATGCACCTATTGTTCTTCAGACTTTAATGATGACTGAAGAAATGCACCTGAGtgactgagaaaaactgtaacaaCTCGTAAAGGTCTGAAATCTGAGCTGACTACATTCTGCTGTTGTTCGTTCCACTCCGTCTCCtcctttttgtgatgttttcaatATTTCTGTGCCACTTTAAGTATTTTGTGACCATACGCAATCAGTTAGATTGTTAAGACATGTAAGTACTTTAACTCACAATGTTAAATCCTGTGTAAAATGTTATCTTCATCCCACCTCTTGCATGTTTCAACATGATGGTCTAATTAATTTTGGAGATAAACAGTTCAGTATGCCTCAAATACCCCCTAGCGAGACCAAAGATTAAGTACTTAGGCCTCATTTTTGCAGATTAAATTGGATTATTTGAGGCCAAAAATTAAAGTATAGACAGGAGAGCTTGAATGGCATTAGGCACTTGTGAACGCATGCATTTGTATTAAAATCTGAAGAAGAAACAACTGTATGATATGTCAGGTGGCCAACTTTCACTAGAAACATTTCCTTGTGAATGAACTATTATGATTGTCCTGCAGTCAGGTTGCacacacagctctgtttctccctGTGTTGTTTACCCTTTTTGACAGCGTCACGATCACATTTGTTTGTCTCACAGGGAACACAACACAGTGGCTTCTCCAAGATGTGGCTGTGTGTTGCTGTTTTCCTGCTGTGGACAAGGTCAGGAGGATGTTCAGAGATGGCCAACACATCAGACCTAATTGAATACACAGCTGCAGACTTCTATGAGAAATTGTATTCTGGGAAGATGATGTTTATCTATTTTGAGGGTCAAGGTAGGCTGCACACTTCACCTTCTATatttatattgtactttttactccaccaCATTTGACATACGCTATATGGACATAAGTTTGGGAACATATTAAATTCAGATGTTTCAGTGCCAACAGGGGACTCGGAAACAAAATGACAATTACAGTGACAATTTGGCAACAAATATCATGTCAGACTTTTTTTATTTGGTCATTAGGGTTAATTTTATTTAAGTCATCTGAAACATAAAATGCGGACAAGTTTgttgtcatgtaattttacacaaTATTGATATTTTGTGTGTGCTATTTAAGAAATTTAGGTTTAGAAATTGGGTAAAAACGTATGTAAATTAACAGTGATGAAGTATACTCAACTAATTCAGACCTATTTAAGtacaactgtattttttttttacttgatgaaGCTCTTTATCATTTTACTTGATATTATCTTTTTTATGCTAATTTATACTTTGAATTCAGTtatgtttgattttatttatatagcccaatatcacaagtCTGAGATTCGCCTCAAAGGGCAAAAAATAGCATATAAAACTTCTTCTCCACGTGATCTTTGAAGCAAATAATGTACTTTTTACTCTACTACATTAGTTTGATATCTAGTTACTTTTTTGACCACAGTTTTTCATCTACATCTTGTCCAATAAAAACCTTCACTTGTAATGAAGCAAGTCTGGTTTATTTTTATGCCTTGGCCACCTTggggccgaaggggtattgtaatcattttgtcatctgtctgtccattcaacaacataattgtattatctgaagaatgcattgacatatctgcaccaaattttgtGCTGTGAATAcgtcttggcatggagcagaagcctaatttacacaaagacagtctaatgtaaaccatagggcagtaactttcaacagaatcttgcactatatttggccgaggggtattaaaagtgcacagcacgttatgttaTTTACACAAGTAAAGGATCTGAGCATATTGCTATGTTTAACAGTCATCCTTCAGTAAACAGCAGCAGAGGTTCTCATTGAATTGAACTGATAATGATAATGCTCTATCAATGAACGTTGAGATAAAACAGCAAATAGTAACTGTCATCATGATTTTGATTTGCGGTCACTTACTAAAGATAACATGTCTCCGCCTCCTTTGTCTATAGTCTCTCCGTCAATCTCTCTCTTCCTGGTGGAGCTGGTGCGCTCGGCTGAGGCCCTGCAGGACTATGGGGTACTGGTTGGCAAAGTAAGTACCACAGGCCTCTATTTTAATAAGCACATAATTTCAACAATAATGTATAAGAAGAATGACAAAGTTATGCAACAGCTGCTTCAGAATTTGGGTAATAAATCATCACCAACTTAAATCTGAATAGATGAATGTTTCGGAGATTTGATTATTAAATATAACCAGTGAAATTATATTTCACTGCTCCTGTTCTGACTAAACAGGCATGAGGAGTAATTTTGTTCTTTCTGTCTAGGTGAACTGCAATAAAGAACCAGTTTCTAAATACTGCACAGAAGACAGAATATTGCTAACAGCTTTCCTCTTCAGGTTTGTGGGTTAGACATGAAGCATCAAATTAAGGCTAAACTAAATTTGGATTTGTACGAAAAGTAAACGATGACTAACTGGAGAgcatctgacttttttctctctttgtcagAAGTGGTAAAGAGTTGTTGAGCTTTGATTTGGACACTGTGTTTGACGTCAACGCCATTGTCTCTGAAGTCCTGTTGTAAGTAAACAGCACCGCCTCGGTTATAATTCCTTTTTTATCTGCGTCCATCTTAACAAGCTTATGATGCAGCTgctgtaataaaaaaaactccTCTGTCTCtgctctgttctgtgttccagtgcaATACTGCGTGATGAGGTCAGGTATGTCCACACGGATGCTGACCTCCTGGCCATGGAGAAGACAGCCAGAGGGAAGAAAGACATCGTCCTGGGCTACGTCAGCAGCCTGGGGACACAAGGTATGAATACAAAACTGcataaagataagataaactttATTAAACTAAAGGAGAAATCTAGTTGTGATAGCAGCATAAAGAAAACAGGAGCTACCAAGTATTTTCACAAATCTAAGTCAAATGTATACATATTTGACAGTTTTTGTTGATGTATGTTGAGTTTAATATTTTTTGGGATTTCTTCTTTTACGTCCTCCTTAAAGGCTCTCttattttttaatctgtattgACTAAATGGAATTAATTTTCTGGTTCATTACTTTATTGACAAATTGATCTTTGGATGTCAGAAGAACTGTCCCTGTTGGCGATTCTAGCACCCATAGTCTGACAACATGACTGACTTGTTGACTTAAATAATTAAACAGattaattattttgtttctgCTGATTGTGTTTTTTAAGAGCACAGATCGATAATGGAGACGGCGTATGTGTATGGATCCAAGTACCAGTTTATTCTTATAACTGGAGGCCCAGTCCTGAAACATTTAGGGTGActactttctttttctgttttactgtgtactgtgtgtttttctgttgtcCATTTGTCTGATTTCACTGGATGAGATATCCTACCAATGCTCTGAGGGAATTCCTTCAAATTGGGCATCAACATCCACTTGGACACAAGGATAAATTGATAACATTTTAGTCGTCGTCACTTTTTATAGTAATAACTCAAGAATTCAACCACTAATTAGGACTTAATTATACGCAAATGCTTAATTGGATAAAATGATTGTGTGATTACAGTTAATGTCCAAAAGTTCAACTTGAGTGTGACATGAGAATGGTTTGCAAAAACCCTTTTCTGACCCTTATTCATTGTCACAAGTCaagaacagaagagaaagaagCTGTGACCATATTTCCCAATGTAAATATATACGGCAATATTAAATATCCATATTTACAATGTGGCTGCAACTTTGTTTTCTATTATGTTTCTCATTGAACTTATTCACTTTACAGTAcagttcattttatttacatacatCTGCATCACATATGCAATATTTTCCTCCAACAGTTTCATGATCAGAACAATCTGTACAATTCTTCACTATTCATATCATAAGGTGACGCTTcttggtttgtatttatttactgtctACATCTCTTTCTTTCAGTGTTAACAAATCCTCTCCGTCCTCTCAAGTGTGGTTCCTCCACTGTAGAGTTCACAAAGGGTTCATGAACCCACCGACCCCTGAGCGCTGCCCTTTGACCCGCATGAGGAAACCTCTGTCCGTCCTCAGCCTCCACTCTTTCCTGCAGCTCATGGAGGCTCCATTAGTTGTAagtgtgaaaaaacaaacacataaatttggtgcagacttcgaatatatttttttgacacttagtttttgttagttatttatctttttgtcatacagaacataacaaacaacaatcggcaacagataatagacacaatctaatagtaatgataatttaggttacagttatgaaatggcaatcaagttacctaattaattacagttttagagcagcagtttatatagaattccacaggactatgagacaagaCTTCGAATATTTTATAGAATATGCCCGGGGTATGTGAATTTAATTCATAAAATATTCTAACACCATCTCCACTCTCAGTCTGAGGTAAATGAGGACCCCTCACAAGTGCAGCCACCCCAGTTCCCCTACCAGCAGACCCCTCAGGTCTTCCTGTTCTCACGCCGTGAAACAGAGCACCTGGACCGGGACACGGCCGTTACTCTGGCCTGGAGGCTCCGTGGCCTGGCTCTGCTGTTCCTCGTACACAGGTAAGACCTATAGCCACAGTGGTGTATGACTATAATTCTGCAGTAGAAATGAACTTTTATCTGTGATTTTTAGGGACAGCCCTGGAGTTCAAACCCCAGAGGATTACAATGCTGCTTATAGGCTCCCAGAGAAGGTATTGAGGTCACATGTGTGTACAGAAACATTACTCTTTACTTTatcaagtctgttttttcttaCTTGTGTTTTCTGTACTTGGAGGGTTCGGAGGTGAAGTATTTGACCTTACACAGCCTTGAAGATTTGTTGGAGCTCTTCACAAATCCAGAtacagaggaagaggagcaggagctacaagggatggaggaggaggacgacgaggaggacgaagaggaagaGGATACCATTTTTGGTAAAGAAGCTgatgattaaaagaaaacaatCAGAATAAGGGTCATTCCACACCAATTCACCTAGATtatgtcatggattaaaaaaaaaaaaaaaaatatatatatatatatatatatatgtatatatatatatatatatatatatatatatatatatatatatatatattattagcCTCATAGTACAATTgcagaagtcatatttttttcagttcatagccaatgatgaaaaatgaatcagcagggttaggagagtaaagttatgcagatatcacaatttggccaaaaatatgacttaggcaattatgctatgaggctaacgttaTGTGAAATCTCTTTTTTCAGGGGATGAGGTTTAAATTTgtagagaacactgaagaaaccCAAGGATAAGTTGCTGAAATCAAGTGaataaaagcatatttttatCCCAATGAAGATAAATGACACATGTATATACATACCCCCTAGTTTTCACTTTATTGCAACCCAATTGTGcattaatatatatatagtagAATATAGTTCTACTACATCTGGAATTTGGCAGTCCAAGATCTTGCTTCAGAGCTGAAAAATTCACATTTTGATTGCGTATTTTCCCAAGTTTGTGGAATATCCTTGAAAGTCTTTTATGGGAATATGTTCATATTTGTAGCAGATAATGCAAATTtgccatatgtttttttttttccccaagaaaaTCCATGACATAATGCAGGAGGACGAGATGTGTTGAATGGTATCACCCGAAAAGACTCAGATGATCAGAATGTAGCAAAAGATGGAAGAGAAGACAAAAAGTCAACAGTAATAAGTAAGAAAGATGTGGAAAATAATgcatattacagtttttttcctgTCTCTCTCCAGGCCAGTTGGATGATGAAGTTGCAGCATCAGTTTACCAGGATAGAGGCAACTTGTTGGACATGGATTTGTTCACCCCACTTAACACTGACAACTTCCACGAAACAGTTGCACAAAGTGGCCTGACAGTGGCCCTGTTCTACCTCAAATGTAAGTCACAACTAAACCACATGGAAGTCATTACGTAAGCAGGGTTTCTGAGGGTGCTTTAAACATTTATCATGTCTTAGTATCGATTCTGACAGACATTAGAAATGAATTGAATCACGAAGTTTGGGCAATTTTATTAAAAGGGAACTTAAGGAAATTACCTCTTAAAAGTAATTCTTGGACTCCAATTTTCTCTCATATACtcatatttgtactttttttttttttttttttacaagagatGAGATTATGAGATATGAAGCATACTATAGATATTAAATTTAATTTGTAATGATCTGTAAAGTAATAATGATGACTGAGGAGATGTTTTAGggcttgattttttttattgatatcctgtaatttttaatttgtgctgaAATAGAAGTGGATCGTATTAATTGTAGATTGGATTTTCACCACCAGGGGATGCCGTTTCCATGGCTTTCCTCACCTCCTTTGCTGAAGTTGCAGAAAGACTTGAAGGTAAAGAGAAGAGCATGAGCAGGATCAATTAGAGGAAAGTCTTTCTGCatcttttattctattttttggaaaaaaatctCTCCAGATACTGGTGTGGATGACGTGCAGATGAGTGCAGTCGACTGTGGAGAGTGGACCGACCTCTGTGCCGCTCAGTCAGGCAGCTCCCGTCCACTTCCCTTCCAGCCCATCACAACTTTCCCTGCTGTCTTACTGTTTCGACCTGAGGAATTAGCACAGCACTACAGAGGGATGCTGGGTAGTGAAGCTCTGCAACGCTTCATCATGTTGTAAGTTAAGTTCATGGGTCCTGAATCAAGGACCTAGAATTACCAATTAAATTCAGTTTATAAAGGTTTTTCCAACAgaataacaaataaaaatcacCATTAATACATTGTTTATCAGGTTACATTGCTAGCATATTGGCTCTTTATGCGTCATTATAAAGCTCTTATTAATGCCTGATTCAGTATGGTCATATTCTTCAATTCCAAGTCCTATAACAG
The sequence above is a segment of the Sphaeramia orbicularis chromosome 2, fSphaOr1.1, whole genome shotgun sequence genome. Coding sequences within it:
- the txndc16 gene encoding thioredoxin domain-containing protein 16 — its product is MWLCVAVFLLWTRSGGCSEMANTSDLIEYTAADFYEKLYSGKMMFIYFEGQVSPSISLFLVELVRSAEALQDYGVLVGKVNCNKEPVSKYCTEDRILLTAFLFRSGKELLSFDLDTVFDVNAIVSEVLFAILRDEVRYVHTDADLLAMEKTARGKKDIVLGYVSSLGTQEHRSIMETAYVYGSKYQFILITGGPVLKHLGVNKSSPSSQVWFLHCRVHKGFMNPPTPERCPLTRMRKPLSVLSLHSFLQLMEAPLVSEVNEDPSQVQPPQFPYQQTPQVFLFSRRETEHLDRDTAVTLAWRLRGLALLFLVHRDSPGVQTPEDYNAAYRLPEKGSEVKYLTLHSLEDLLELFTNPDTEEEEQELQGMEEEDDEEDEEEEDTIFGQLDDEVAASVYQDRGNLLDMDLFTPLNTDNFHETVAQSGLTVALFYLKWDAVSMAFLTSFAEVAERLEDTGVDDVQMSAVDCGEWTDLCAAQSGSSRPLPFQPITTFPAVLLFRPEELAQHYRGMLGSEALQRFIMLSRQSSPVHLSTEAEVTSFLEEELSGYTPEKVLALFQIHTHAGVSMFVEAAKSLRGELLTGLLTDGLAEKWASDHAADLPVVLVFPSWRTHTHPSVLPLSSTTEDLIMHINTALLHPLPELMVENLPNFLSLGKALLLLFVGEEEDEIGQRQNKALVEELRRVVQLGGGKMERFLPCWIHLGRTPAGIPVLGSYLGGLPPLPALVLTHLPSGGEIYQYPPRSPIVALSVLQWLQRIEDGNESPAGMLGEQSWPPVAKFYDFLTVMDKNDPDSARQQQPKEAVDQEQNEGEKEEKEEVNVGDGVVEKQTDFYSSSSPPDPKPNPHSEL